From a region of the Neodiprion fabricii isolate iyNeoFabr1 chromosome 7, iyNeoFabr1.1, whole genome shotgun sequence genome:
- the LOC124185959 gene encoding ecotropic viral integration site 5 ortholog isoform X1, whose translation MVLLGLLAPAAARWTRGKATKRTHEGGGIAVGRLSLSRYGPQVMSVLCLRTSLPQSNPNNRKNSASAKIDLVEEEPTPVSSVKDISTDELALLAKLEEANRLIESDAKSLNSLQSNHSRKGSDTSQVSLASGGSSGGGDAAPRRYSPTDGEENIWTLWGHIVADWENYSKKKKDFVKELVRKGIPHHFRGIVWQLLCGAHDAPVKKQFAEYIKATSACERVIRRDIARTYPEHDFFKEKDGLGQESLFNVMKAYSLHDREVGYCQGSGFIVGLLLMQQMPEEEAFAVLVALMQEYRLRDMFKPSMAELGVCMYQLEHLVADTHPELHAHFTAQGFHTSMYASSWFLTLFTTALSLPLACRIFDVFLSEGMEVIFKVALAMLHLGKEDLLSLDMEGMLKFFQKELPGRAEADPDGLMNLAYEMRINQKRMKKLEKDYTVLKMKEQEEMVELRRLRAENRLLRQRTELLEAESAELADRLVRGQVSRAEEEETTFVVQRELAALKHTHLETNHQLEIAHEELRSLSILLEENLTSKQSSLDEMSLKQKALSEKEEMLQCLQQELVKVRLHEAENDATIRDLRARIQELEEDKKTLRESRPDNSVAHLQEELIAVKLREAEANLSLKDLRQRVTELSSAWQRHLQEHRSAQPAPAADSTPKKLLFWENRGHETQRLEEDLMTTRIREMEALTEVKELRLKVMELETQVQVATNQLRRQDEGGKQLREELDEALIREKDLTTKLREQQHKYSDLESKMKDEFMMARIRDAEHAQQVAELTHKISLLELKNEEMYAEGELRNNLDDSERVKELQDKVADLKAEVMRLESWKQRWTGKDGPAIRSISVDTESELDERDLRICLQDPVNASTPSPPDM comes from the exons ATGGTTCTACTCGGTCTTTTGGCCCCGGCGGCGGCGAGGTGGACGCGAGGAAAAGCAACCAAGAG aaCCCACGAAGGTGGCGGAATAGCAGTTGGGAGATTATCGCTGTCACGTTATGGACCGCAGGTGATGAGCGTGCTGTGCCTGCGCACCTCCTTGCCCCAGTCTAATCCCAATAACAGAAAAAACTCGGCGTCCGCAAAGATTGACCTGGTGGAAGAGGAGCCGACACCAGTATCCTCCGTCAAAGACATATCCACCGACGAGCTGGCTCTCCTAGCTAAACTGGAAGAAGCCAATCG GCTCATAGAGTCAGATGCAAAGTCGTTGAATTCACTGCAAAGCAACCACAGCAGAAAGGGATCGGACACTTCGCAGGTCTCTTTGGCGTCGGGGGGCAGCAGCGGTGGTGGGGATGCTGCGCCCCGACGCTACTCGCCAACAGACGGCGAAGAGAACATCTGGACACTTTGGGGTCACATTGTCGCCGACTGGGAGAATTAtagtaaaaagaagaaggattTCGTCAAGGAACTGGTGCGCAAAGGCATTCCACATCACTTCAG AGGGATAGTATGGCAGCTATTATGCGGAGCTCACGACGCTCCGGTGAAAAAACAGTTCGCCGAATACATCAAAGCTACGTCGGCTTGCGAAAGGGTGATCAGACGAGATATAGCTCGAACTTATCCTGAGCATGATTTCTTCAAGGAAAAAGATGGCTTGGGACAGGAAAGTCTGTTCAACGTAATGAAAGCTTACAGTCTTCACGATCGTGAGGTGGGATACTGTCAAGGCTCGGGCTTCATCGTTGGTTTACTTCTCATGCAG CAAATGCCAGAAGAGGAAGCGTTCGCCGTCCTCGTTGCATTGATGCAAGAGTATCGGCTTCGAGACATGTTCAAGCCGAGTATGGCCGAATTAGGAGTCTGCATGTACCAGCTGGAGCATCTTGTGGCTGACACCCACCCCGAACTTCACGCTCACTTCACTGCGCAAGGTTTCCACACGTCGATGTACGCCTCTTCGTGGTTTTTGACACTCTTTACGACTGCGCTTAGCCTGCCTCTCGCCTGTcgtattttcgatgtgtttcTCTCGGAGGGAATGGAGGTCATATTCAAGGTCGCCTTGGCTATGCTACACTTAGGCAAAGAAGACTTACTGAGCCTCGACATGGAAGGCATGCTGAAG TTTTTCCAGAAAGAATTACCTGGTCGAGCGGAGGCGGATCCTGACGGACTGATGAATCTTGCGTACGAGATGAGAATTAACCAAAAACGAATGAAGAAGTTGGAAAAGGATTACACAGTGTTGAAAATGAAGGAGCAGGAGGAAATGGTGGAACTTAGAAGGCTGAGAGCGGAAAACAGACTACTTAGGCAAAGAACCGAACTATTGGAAGCAGAGTCGGCTGAACTTGCCGACAGATTAGTTAGGGGTCAAGTATCGAgggcagaagaagaagaaacaacgTTCGTTGTGCAGAGGGAACTGGCAGCTTTAAAGCATACCCATCTAGAAACAAATCATCAGTTAGAAATAGCGCACGAAGAGTTAAGGTCGCTTTCCATTCTATTGGAAGAGAATTTAACATCGAAACAGTCGTCTCTTGACGAGATGTCGCTTAAGCAAAAAGCGTTAtcggaaaaagaagaaatgttACAGTGCTTACAGCAAGAGCTGGTCAAAGTTAGATTGCACGAGGCGGAGAATGACGCTACGATCAGGGACCTAAGAGCAAGGATACAAGAATTAGAGGAGGACAAAAAAACACTACGAGAGTCGAGACCGGATAATTCTGTGGCGCATCTTCAAGAGGAATTAATCGCTGTGAAACTTAGAGAAGCGGAAGCGAATTTATCTCTGAAA GATCTTCGGCAAAGGGTAACGGAATTAAGTTCGGCATGGCAGAGGCATCTTCAAGAGCATCGATCGGCTCAACCTGCTCCGGCAGCGGATTCGACGCCAAAGAAATTACTGTTCTGGGAAAACCGAGGTCACGAGACTCAAAGACTGGAAGAAGATTTGATGACGACAAGAATCCGGGAAATGGAGGCTCTCACCGAGGTTAAAGAACTCAGACTGAAAGTAATGGAACTCGAAACCCAAGTACAGGTGGCGACGAATCAACTTAGAAGACAGGACGAAGGCGGAAAGCAGCTAAGGGAGGAACTCGACGAAGCTCTGATAAGAGAAAAAGACCTCACAACGAAACTTCGGGAACAACAACACAAGTATTCGGATCTAGAATCAAAAATGAAGGATGAATTCATGATGGCGAGGATAAGGGATGCGGAACATGCTCAGCAAGTCGCTGAACTTACTCATAAAATATCCTTACTTGAACTTAAG AACGAAGAAATGTATGCAGAAGGCGAACTAAGGAACAACCTGGATGATAGCGAACGAGTAAAAGAATTGCAGGATAAAGTTGCCGACTTGAAAGCTGAA GTCATGAGGCTAGAGAGCTGGAAACAAAGATGGACCGGCAAAGATGGTCCAGCGATACGAAGTATAAGTGTGGACACCGAGAGCGAGTTAGATGAACGGGATCTCAGGATCTGCCTTCAAGATCCAGTCAATGCGTCGACGCCCAGCCCTCCCGACATGTAG
- the LOC124185959 gene encoding ecotropic viral integration site 5 ortholog isoform X3 codes for MSVLCLRTSLPQSNPNNRKNSASAKIDLVEEEPTPVSSVKDISTDELALLAKLEEANRLIESDAKSLNSLQSNHSRKGSDTSQVSLASGGSSGGGDAAPRRYSPTDGEENIWTLWGHIVADWENYSKKKKDFVKELVRKGIPHHFRGIVWQLLCGAHDAPVKKQFAEYIKATSACERVIRRDIARTYPEHDFFKEKDGLGQESLFNVMKAYSLHDREVGYCQGSGFIVGLLLMQQMPEEEAFAVLVALMQEYRLRDMFKPSMAELGVCMYQLEHLVADTHPELHAHFTAQGFHTSMYASSWFLTLFTTALSLPLACRIFDVFLSEGMEVIFKVALAMLHLGKEDLLSLDMEGMLKFFQKELPGRAEADPDGLMNLAYEMRINQKRMKKLEKDYTVLKMKEQEEMVELRRLRAENRLLRQRTELLEAESAELADRLVRGQVSRAEEEETTFVVQRELAALKHTHLETNHQLEIAHEELRSLSILLEENLTSKQSSLDEMSLKQKALSEKEEMLQCLQQELVKVRLHEAENDATIRDLRARIQELEEDKKTLRESRPDNSVAHLQEELIAVKLREAEANLSLKDLRQRVTELSSAWQRHLQEHRSAQPAPAADSTPKKLLFWENRGHETQRLEEDLMTTRIREMEALTEVKELRLKVMELETQVQVATNQLRRQDEGGKQLREELDEALIREKDLTTKLREQQHKYSDLESKMKDEFMMARIRDAEHAQQVAELTHKISLLELKNEEMYAEGELRNNLDDSERVKELQDKVADLKAEVMRLESWKQRWTGKDGPAIRSISVDTESELDERDLRICLQDPVNASTPSPPDM; via the exons ATGAGCGTGCTGTGCCTGCGCACCTCCTTGCCCCAGTCTAATCCCAATAACAGAAAAAACTCGGCGTCCGCAAAGATTGACCTGGTGGAAGAGGAGCCGACACCAGTATCCTCCGTCAAAGACATATCCACCGACGAGCTGGCTCTCCTAGCTAAACTGGAAGAAGCCAATCG GCTCATAGAGTCAGATGCAAAGTCGTTGAATTCACTGCAAAGCAACCACAGCAGAAAGGGATCGGACACTTCGCAGGTCTCTTTGGCGTCGGGGGGCAGCAGCGGTGGTGGGGATGCTGCGCCCCGACGCTACTCGCCAACAGACGGCGAAGAGAACATCTGGACACTTTGGGGTCACATTGTCGCCGACTGGGAGAATTAtagtaaaaagaagaaggattTCGTCAAGGAACTGGTGCGCAAAGGCATTCCACATCACTTCAG AGGGATAGTATGGCAGCTATTATGCGGAGCTCACGACGCTCCGGTGAAAAAACAGTTCGCCGAATACATCAAAGCTACGTCGGCTTGCGAAAGGGTGATCAGACGAGATATAGCTCGAACTTATCCTGAGCATGATTTCTTCAAGGAAAAAGATGGCTTGGGACAGGAAAGTCTGTTCAACGTAATGAAAGCTTACAGTCTTCACGATCGTGAGGTGGGATACTGTCAAGGCTCGGGCTTCATCGTTGGTTTACTTCTCATGCAG CAAATGCCAGAAGAGGAAGCGTTCGCCGTCCTCGTTGCATTGATGCAAGAGTATCGGCTTCGAGACATGTTCAAGCCGAGTATGGCCGAATTAGGAGTCTGCATGTACCAGCTGGAGCATCTTGTGGCTGACACCCACCCCGAACTTCACGCTCACTTCACTGCGCAAGGTTTCCACACGTCGATGTACGCCTCTTCGTGGTTTTTGACACTCTTTACGACTGCGCTTAGCCTGCCTCTCGCCTGTcgtattttcgatgtgtttcTCTCGGAGGGAATGGAGGTCATATTCAAGGTCGCCTTGGCTATGCTACACTTAGGCAAAGAAGACTTACTGAGCCTCGACATGGAAGGCATGCTGAAG TTTTTCCAGAAAGAATTACCTGGTCGAGCGGAGGCGGATCCTGACGGACTGATGAATCTTGCGTACGAGATGAGAATTAACCAAAAACGAATGAAGAAGTTGGAAAAGGATTACACAGTGTTGAAAATGAAGGAGCAGGAGGAAATGGTGGAACTTAGAAGGCTGAGAGCGGAAAACAGACTACTTAGGCAAAGAACCGAACTATTGGAAGCAGAGTCGGCTGAACTTGCCGACAGATTAGTTAGGGGTCAAGTATCGAgggcagaagaagaagaaacaacgTTCGTTGTGCAGAGGGAACTGGCAGCTTTAAAGCATACCCATCTAGAAACAAATCATCAGTTAGAAATAGCGCACGAAGAGTTAAGGTCGCTTTCCATTCTATTGGAAGAGAATTTAACATCGAAACAGTCGTCTCTTGACGAGATGTCGCTTAAGCAAAAAGCGTTAtcggaaaaagaagaaatgttACAGTGCTTACAGCAAGAGCTGGTCAAAGTTAGATTGCACGAGGCGGAGAATGACGCTACGATCAGGGACCTAAGAGCAAGGATACAAGAATTAGAGGAGGACAAAAAAACACTACGAGAGTCGAGACCGGATAATTCTGTGGCGCATCTTCAAGAGGAATTAATCGCTGTGAAACTTAGAGAAGCGGAAGCGAATTTATCTCTGAAA GATCTTCGGCAAAGGGTAACGGAATTAAGTTCGGCATGGCAGAGGCATCTTCAAGAGCATCGATCGGCTCAACCTGCTCCGGCAGCGGATTCGACGCCAAAGAAATTACTGTTCTGGGAAAACCGAGGTCACGAGACTCAAAGACTGGAAGAAGATTTGATGACGACAAGAATCCGGGAAATGGAGGCTCTCACCGAGGTTAAAGAACTCAGACTGAAAGTAATGGAACTCGAAACCCAAGTACAGGTGGCGACGAATCAACTTAGAAGACAGGACGAAGGCGGAAAGCAGCTAAGGGAGGAACTCGACGAAGCTCTGATAAGAGAAAAAGACCTCACAACGAAACTTCGGGAACAACAACACAAGTATTCGGATCTAGAATCAAAAATGAAGGATGAATTCATGATGGCGAGGATAAGGGATGCGGAACATGCTCAGCAAGTCGCTGAACTTACTCATAAAATATCCTTACTTGAACTTAAG AACGAAGAAATGTATGCAGAAGGCGAACTAAGGAACAACCTGGATGATAGCGAACGAGTAAAAGAATTGCAGGATAAAGTTGCCGACTTGAAAGCTGAA GTCATGAGGCTAGAGAGCTGGAAACAAAGATGGACCGGCAAAGATGGTCCAGCGATACGAAGTATAAGTGTGGACACCGAGAGCGAGTTAGATGAACGGGATCTCAGGATCTGCCTTCAAGATCCAGTCAATGCGTCGACGCCCAGCCCTCCCGACATGTAG
- the LOC124185959 gene encoding ecotropic viral integration site 5 ortholog isoform X2, producing the protein MVLLGLLAPAAARWTRGKATKRTHEGGGIAVGRLSLSRYGPQVMSVLCLRTSLPQSNPNNRKNSASAKIDLVEEEPTPVSSVKDISTDELALLAKLEEANRLIESDAKSLNSLQSNHSRKGSDTSQVSLASGGSSGGGDAAPRRYSPTDGEENIWTLWGHIVADWENYSKKKKDFVKELVRKGIPHHFRGIVWQLLCGAHDAPVKKQFAEYIKATSACERVIRRDIARTYPEHDFFKEKDGLGQESLFNVMKAYSLHDREVGYCQGSGFIVGLLLMQQMPEEEAFAVLVALMQEYRLRDMFKPSMAELGVCMYQLEHLVADTHPELHAHFTAQGFHTSMYASSWFLTLFTTALSLPLACRIFDVFLSEGMEVIFKVALAMLHLGKEDLLSLDMEGMLKFFQKELPGRAEADPDGLMNLAYEMRINQKRMKKLEKDYTVLKMKEQEEMVELRRLRAENRLLRQRTELLEAESAELADRLVRGQVSRAEEEETTFVVQRELAALKHTHLETNHQLEIAHEELRSLSILLEENLTSKQSSLDEMSLKQKALSEKEEMLQCLQQELVKVRLHEAENDATIRDLRARIQELEEDKKTLRESRPDNSVAHLQEELIAVKLREAEANLSLKDLRQRVTELSSAWQRHLQEHRSAQPAPAADSTPKKLLFWENRGHETQRLEEDLMTTRIREMEALTEVKELRLKVMELETQVQVATNQLRRQDEGGKQLREELDEALIREKDLTTKLREQQHKYSDLESKMKDEFMMARIRDAEHAQQVAELTHKISLLELKNEEMYAEGELRNNLDDSERVKELQDKVADLKAEFPTPITSPETEPWRWLES; encoded by the exons ATGGTTCTACTCGGTCTTTTGGCCCCGGCGGCGGCGAGGTGGACGCGAGGAAAAGCAACCAAGAG aaCCCACGAAGGTGGCGGAATAGCAGTTGGGAGATTATCGCTGTCACGTTATGGACCGCAGGTGATGAGCGTGCTGTGCCTGCGCACCTCCTTGCCCCAGTCTAATCCCAATAACAGAAAAAACTCGGCGTCCGCAAAGATTGACCTGGTGGAAGAGGAGCCGACACCAGTATCCTCCGTCAAAGACATATCCACCGACGAGCTGGCTCTCCTAGCTAAACTGGAAGAAGCCAATCG GCTCATAGAGTCAGATGCAAAGTCGTTGAATTCACTGCAAAGCAACCACAGCAGAAAGGGATCGGACACTTCGCAGGTCTCTTTGGCGTCGGGGGGCAGCAGCGGTGGTGGGGATGCTGCGCCCCGACGCTACTCGCCAACAGACGGCGAAGAGAACATCTGGACACTTTGGGGTCACATTGTCGCCGACTGGGAGAATTAtagtaaaaagaagaaggattTCGTCAAGGAACTGGTGCGCAAAGGCATTCCACATCACTTCAG AGGGATAGTATGGCAGCTATTATGCGGAGCTCACGACGCTCCGGTGAAAAAACAGTTCGCCGAATACATCAAAGCTACGTCGGCTTGCGAAAGGGTGATCAGACGAGATATAGCTCGAACTTATCCTGAGCATGATTTCTTCAAGGAAAAAGATGGCTTGGGACAGGAAAGTCTGTTCAACGTAATGAAAGCTTACAGTCTTCACGATCGTGAGGTGGGATACTGTCAAGGCTCGGGCTTCATCGTTGGTTTACTTCTCATGCAG CAAATGCCAGAAGAGGAAGCGTTCGCCGTCCTCGTTGCATTGATGCAAGAGTATCGGCTTCGAGACATGTTCAAGCCGAGTATGGCCGAATTAGGAGTCTGCATGTACCAGCTGGAGCATCTTGTGGCTGACACCCACCCCGAACTTCACGCTCACTTCACTGCGCAAGGTTTCCACACGTCGATGTACGCCTCTTCGTGGTTTTTGACACTCTTTACGACTGCGCTTAGCCTGCCTCTCGCCTGTcgtattttcgatgtgtttcTCTCGGAGGGAATGGAGGTCATATTCAAGGTCGCCTTGGCTATGCTACACTTAGGCAAAGAAGACTTACTGAGCCTCGACATGGAAGGCATGCTGAAG TTTTTCCAGAAAGAATTACCTGGTCGAGCGGAGGCGGATCCTGACGGACTGATGAATCTTGCGTACGAGATGAGAATTAACCAAAAACGAATGAAGAAGTTGGAAAAGGATTACACAGTGTTGAAAATGAAGGAGCAGGAGGAAATGGTGGAACTTAGAAGGCTGAGAGCGGAAAACAGACTACTTAGGCAAAGAACCGAACTATTGGAAGCAGAGTCGGCTGAACTTGCCGACAGATTAGTTAGGGGTCAAGTATCGAgggcagaagaagaagaaacaacgTTCGTTGTGCAGAGGGAACTGGCAGCTTTAAAGCATACCCATCTAGAAACAAATCATCAGTTAGAAATAGCGCACGAAGAGTTAAGGTCGCTTTCCATTCTATTGGAAGAGAATTTAACATCGAAACAGTCGTCTCTTGACGAGATGTCGCTTAAGCAAAAAGCGTTAtcggaaaaagaagaaatgttACAGTGCTTACAGCAAGAGCTGGTCAAAGTTAGATTGCACGAGGCGGAGAATGACGCTACGATCAGGGACCTAAGAGCAAGGATACAAGAATTAGAGGAGGACAAAAAAACACTACGAGAGTCGAGACCGGATAATTCTGTGGCGCATCTTCAAGAGGAATTAATCGCTGTGAAACTTAGAGAAGCGGAAGCGAATTTATCTCTGAAA GATCTTCGGCAAAGGGTAACGGAATTAAGTTCGGCATGGCAGAGGCATCTTCAAGAGCATCGATCGGCTCAACCTGCTCCGGCAGCGGATTCGACGCCAAAGAAATTACTGTTCTGGGAAAACCGAGGTCACGAGACTCAAAGACTGGAAGAAGATTTGATGACGACAAGAATCCGGGAAATGGAGGCTCTCACCGAGGTTAAAGAACTCAGACTGAAAGTAATGGAACTCGAAACCCAAGTACAGGTGGCGACGAATCAACTTAGAAGACAGGACGAAGGCGGAAAGCAGCTAAGGGAGGAACTCGACGAAGCTCTGATAAGAGAAAAAGACCTCACAACGAAACTTCGGGAACAACAACACAAGTATTCGGATCTAGAATCAAAAATGAAGGATGAATTCATGATGGCGAGGATAAGGGATGCGGAACATGCTCAGCAAGTCGCTGAACTTACTCATAAAATATCCTTACTTGAACTTAAG AACGAAGAAATGTATGCAGAAGGCGAACTAAGGAACAACCTGGATGATAGCGAACGAGTAAAAGAATTGCAGGATAAAGTTGCCGACTTGAAAGCTGAA TTTCCTACGCCAATCACCAGCCCGGAGACAGAGCCCTGGCGCTGGCTCGA GTCATGA